GATTATCGACATTGACCAGAACGAAGATGGAACGCAGTTTTCAGTTTCATCGGGAACCGTCCGCGATATAGCCGAATTGTTCAACCCATAGCTGACGTTCTAAAGACCAACTGCCTATTCACGGTTCCCATTCCAAAAGTGAATCTTCTCGCATAGCTCGCCAAGTCGATTTTCAAGGTCAAGGTGCTTCCAGTTGTCAACTGTCAGTGCCTCTGCGACCCTTTCCGCAAACAAGGGCTTTCGATCTCGCTCACGCTTTCCTACACCCTTCTCAACTTTGTCTAAGCGGCTGAAGACATCTGCATATGGGGTAATGACGAAGGACTTTTCAAGCCCTAATGCTTGCTCAATGACCTTCGCGGGAACATAGTTTTCAACTTCTTTGCCTGCGGTAATCCAGGTAAGACCACCAACCTTCGCGATCTCATCCACAATCCGTTCTTTCGTCTTGCCTATCGCTTGATCTTTCGTTCGCTTGTCGCTGTCCATGACTACGCAGGCCCTGCGATTCAGCGTAAGAATCTTCACTGCATCATCGCCTTCATCATCTGGCAGCTTGCCTGACAGATGCGCTAGTAGCCTTCCACCGTAAAATACGCACTGATAGTGAGTTCCTTCCCTTAGTTCACCATTGGAGGCAAGTTCGATCCAGCGATTCAAGTAAATGCGATCTGAAGGACCTTCGACCCAGATTACGCAGTTCGCTTGAAGAATATCACTGGCACGTACGTCTAGGTCATCTAGAACGTTCCCGTGTTCAATGTACGTGGTTAGCGTCCGGCATGTAGCACTATGCCCATCGTTTACGACGTGAATAATTTGGGCATTTTCATCCCGGCGAAACATATCAATGACTACATGGGAGTGAGTTGTGATGAAAAAGGTGCCGCGTGAGTTAATCGCTAACCTTCGAATGTAATCAAGCAGTCGTCGAAGTAAGGCGGGGTGGAGATTGTTTTCCAGCTCTTCAAATGCGAATATGTGCTTGGAATGATCTTTGTCGGGATAAATTTTGAGTAAAGTGTGTACTAGGACCAAGATGATAGTTTGCAGGCCATGGCCTGATTTTGAGAGTGGGATTAAGCCTTTCTTCTCTTCGCGTAAAAAGACTTCCCACTTCCCGGCCTTATCAATCTGTCGTGTTACGATTTGAGTGAACTCTGCATCAGGTGTGACAATGCTGTTGAGCATCCGGAGTAGCCATTGCGAAACAAGGTCCGGAGGTAAACCATCCTTGTTTAGGAATCGTTGAATTTCATTTGTTCCTCCATCGCCGTTTTCGTGGACTTTGCTGTTTTGATCTTGTTCTGCTTTAAGTGAGCGTTCAGGGCTGATTCGGTGAAAGGTGAAGTTCTCAAAGGGGTTCGGTATCGCTTGTGAAATCCGACGTTTGTAGTCGTTTTGCCCCCATTCGTTAAAATACTTCCTAAACTCTGCTTCGCCTTCAATCGCTATGTCGGCCCTTTCGGCGTCCATTCCTTTGAAGTCGAAGGTCGCCTGTTTGCCAACTAGGTACTTCTCGGCAAAAGTCCAAGCGTCGTGGAAATTTGTGTGAGAATATGGCGAACCCGTGGCCAAGTGTGGAAAGTGAGGGCCAAGCAATTCCGCAGTGAGCCTTATGGAAATCTTTGCAATAGGAGGGGAGTCTGTTTGCCTAGATAGTCGCGCATCAGGTTCATAACTCGCGCGAGTTAGGGCCGGAAAAAGATCTAGTAGAGTTGATTTCCCTGAGTTGTTTCGGCCAATGATGATATTGATGGGTTTAATTGTATCGAAACCCTGCGGCTCATCCCCTATGCATTTTATATTGGCAAACTTGAGGGCGTAGTTGGTAAGGTCGGTCATCGTTGCATATCTCCAGCGGGCATCAGTGCAATCTACTGTTTTAGACCAAGTGCCTGGGAGAATCCATTGCTGCAAATAGCGTAACGCCTGTGTTCTTCTATCCGCTATCTAACGGCCTTAAAGAACCTCGTCAATTGGTCAGTCACTGCCTTCACTGCATGCCCCATAGTCGGCCCTGCTAGTCGCTTCAGGAACGCTTCAGCCGTTAGCCCCCGGCGTTCGATGTCATCCAAGCACGCCAGGTAAAGGCAAGGAAAGATGAATTCAATGGCGTGAGACCGTGCCGTTTGCTTGAGTTCTCCAAGGGGGAGAACCTTTTTCATTGCGGCAAGTCGGTATTCATCAATTACGATTCGCCAAACGTCCCCGTGGCTATCTGTGAACGTCATTTCGGGCCTTTCTTGTGATTTTGGTGGCAACGCGCAAAAGGAAGGCCAGCGTTCAAGCCGGTGAACTTGAACGCTGGCCAATCCCAACCACTTGGAGTGCGATATTGCAAAGGTATCCCAGCGGGGCCAGCTGCTAAGCGGTGGGAATGCTCGGCAAGCTGACCCCGCACGGAGAACCTAGGCGAGTGAAGCGGCTTTCATTGCCGAATCAAGTCTTGATGTCAGGCTGACGATTTGGGAATCGCGGGCCGTGATGTCTTGGCGAAGGCTTGAAGCTTCGCCTTCTCGCTTGGAAAGCTCTGCCTTGTAGCAATCGGCCAAGCTTAAACCCTTGCCATGGTAGACATAGCCCTGGTCACCGAAGGCTTGGGTGAAGTTCTTCAGGCTTGCCTTAGGTTCGGCAGACGGCTGCTTGTGCTGGAACTGATTCAGCTTCAGCGGCACTCCAAAATGATTGGAGATGAACCGTAGTGCCTGGCTGGCCACTGCGTGGGGGTCAGCGTCGGCAAAGTAAGTGGCGAGAAATTGCGAAACGAAGTGCGGCACGTCACGCCGATCAGATACCGTTTCAATCGAGAACAGGCCCCCACGCGTTGCCGCTGGATCGCCAACAATGTCAGCCGCACGCAAGGCTTGCATGCGGTAAGGAATGGTTTCAACTGAACCTTCTTTCCAGCCCGTCAGGGCTTCCTTGGTTTGGTCGGCCAGTTTCGCCGCAATGGACACCCCGAAAGATTCAGGGTCATCTTCGGCCATATCGAGCACATAGGCCCCAAGGTTGCCGTGCGGGGTGCTGAATGACGTTTCAGAAATATGCAAATCGGCGTAGATGGCTTCGCCGTTTTGGCGAAAGTTCTTCCAGCGTCCCAAGTGACGGCCAAGCCCGTCGTGGCAAAGGTTTGGATGGGTAAATCTGGCCTTCAGCCCCTTCTTGCCCATCCCGGCGAACGTTAGCACCTGCTGAACCGTGCCTTGGTCAATGACGAAAGGGCGGTCATCATTCACGCGGCCAAGCTGGATGATTTTGCAGCCGAAGATGATATTGGCGTCACGGTCAACGCGGCCCGGTGGTGAATAAAGCCGCAAAGCGCGTAGGTAGTCGTGCATTGGGAAACGTCCAAGTGTGTGGATAGAAAAACAGCCGGGGCATTGGGGGGATGTCGAAACCCTTCTGCCCCGGCTGACGGTCAAACTTCAAGGGAAGTCGGAGTCAATTCTTCCCTCAATAGTGCATGTCACCAGATAGCCCATGCGGGAAAGCATAAACTCTAAAATTTGTGCCTCCAGGCGCTAAATAAACTACACAGAAAAGTTGAGGTTTCCCCATGGACCCCACCGATTCAACCTCAAAAAAGGACCCGCCACCCCAGGGGGGGGCTGTCACCTGACTTTGATGCCCAAGCTTTCAAGATAGGCAATGTGACTTTGATCTTCACTCACTTCAAGCTTCGACTTTGCCGCTTCTTTGTCTTGCTTGTCCTGCCCTGTCAGCATGCCTTCAGCGTCCGACTTGCGAACGCGCCATTGCTTCCTAAGCTTCATTCCTGGAAGCTCGCCCTTGCCAAGCCAACGACGCACGGTAGCCGTAGACGTGGTGAGAAGGTCAGCAACTTGAGTAACGGTCAATAGTGGGTCATCGCTCATGTTAAAACTCCATTTAGGGTAAGGGATTGGCAATCAAAGCTTCAGCCCATCATGCCAACCCTGTGCCCATCGTTCTAGGAAAATCTACCACCAAGCGTAAGGCCGCGATGGCGGCAAGCTCTGGCGAATCAATTCAAGATCATCAAAGGCCATCGCAAACAGGGCAGAAGCCCCGATGGGTTCCCAGCGGTAGCCCGCGTGAATCGCAGTCAAGATAAACTCGCCTTCGGAAACGTAGTCCCCGATTGATCGTCCAAAGAGGTGCTTGAGACTATAGCTGTGAGCGTGTCGGTTCACGCGCGAAGTGTGACGCACCCCAGTTAGCAGTTGGCAGACTTCCGAACAGATTTCGGACGCGTTTAGAAGTTTCTGCCTGCCCTGCTCAAAGATGGCAAGGGCTTCATCTTGGCTCGCGTTAGAGTGGGCGTGAAGCCCAAAGCCATGATGGCTAAGTGCTGGCGTCCTCTCCAGCACTTGCGAGATTTCGTTTTCGTTCAATTCGCTTTCTGTTGCCTCGATAAATGGGTTTCGATAGATACCGCCGTAAATGGTTATAGCGTTTCAGGTGGTCGCAAGCTTTGCGGCACCTAGTGCTGACGGTTTGGCGAGAAACGCCCAGAAGGTCAGCGATTTGATTTACGGGGAAGTCCTGTAGCTTTAGGTCAATAATCCTTCGTTGCGATTCTGGAAGCGTCTTGATGGCTTCCTGAATGTCTAGCTGCATTTCACTCAACGCGTGCTCATTGAATCGCTCTTGCTCAGGCTCGCAGCAGCGCTCTTCACGCCGCTTTGAGCTAATCCAACTACGTTTTAGATTGCTGAGTTTGCCGCGTATCTCTTTGGTTAAGGCTGCCGAAAATTCGCTCTT
This portion of the Bremerella alba genome encodes:
- a CDS encoding ATP-dependent nuclease; this encodes MTDLTNYALKFANIKCIGDEPQGFDTIKPINIIIGRNNSGKSTLLDLFPALTRASYEPDARLSRQTDSPPIAKISIRLTAELLGPHFPHLATGSPYSHTNFHDAWTFAEKYLVGKQATFDFKGMDAERADIAIEGEAEFRKYFNEWGQNDYKRRISQAIPNPFENFTFHRISPERSLKAEQDQNSKVHENGDGGTNEIQRFLNKDGLPPDLVSQWLLRMLNSIVTPDAEFTQIVTRQIDKAGKWEVFLREEKKGLIPLSKSGHGLQTIILVLVHTLLKIYPDKDHSKHIFAFEELENNLHPALLRRLLDYIRRLAINSRGTFFITTHSHVVIDMFRRDENAQIIHVVNDGHSATCRTLTTYIEHGNVLDDLDVRASDILQANCVIWVEGPSDRIYLNRWIELASNGELREGTHYQCVFYGGRLLAHLSGKLPDDEGDDAVKILTLNRRACVVMDSDKRTKDQAIGKTKERIVDEIAKVGGLTWITAGKEVENYVPAKVIEQALGLEKSFVITPYADVFSRLDKVEKGVGKRERDRKPLFAERVAEALTVDNWKHLDLENRLGELCEKIHFWNGNRE
- a CDS encoding helix-turn-helix domain-containing protein; its protein translation is MSDDPLLTVTQVADLLTTSTATVRRWLGKGELPGMKLRKQWRVRKSDAEGMLTGQDKQDKEAAKSKLEVSEDQSHIAYLESLGIKVR
- a CDS encoding sigma-70 family RNA polymerase sigma factor, producing MILSLKSLWPELIGEYYQDAKEGGYKERETLWQACRQLIEDAAFAGLSGIHPNRHQIRNHPLFDESAVIFLEFIERYDGPKSEFSAALTKEIRGKLSNLKRSWISSKRREERCCEPEQERFNEHALSEMQLDIQEAIKTLPESQRRIIDLKLQDFPVNQIADLLGVSRQTVSTRCRKACDHLKRYNHLRRYLSKPIYRGNRKRIERKRNLASAGEDAST